From the Euzebya rosea genome, one window contains:
- a CDS encoding branched-chain amino acid ABC transporter permease — translation MLFGGSGVGGRPELYTSYDADMALFNTRAKLWSVQGLVVLAALLPFVLADDLLVLLSRAFAFAVGAIGLNLVTGYAGQVSLGHAVFVGIGAFTAATLSGDPEARTLGFGLPMIVWLPAAALLPAAVGALVAPLATRLRGLYLAIVTLGLVFIGDHVFREADFITGGFGVGRPGVIASVFGISLTDNGPSMTGQQKTYWFALVMLVIVAILGRNIARTAVGRAFQAVRDRDIAAEVIGVELTKHKVLAFTVSSAFAGLAGALLYTITRQVVPETFNLVMSVQFIAIILIGGASTISGSIAGAVFLTVVLRFAEELSRFFSFIPSPGQQGGLLNTAQVSTILYGFLIVGFLLFEPRGLFGVWIRIRNYWKGWPFSY, via the coding sequence ATGTTGTTCGGAGGTTCCGGCGTCGGAGGACGTCCCGAGCTGTACACCAGCTACGACGCCGACATGGCGCTGTTCAACACACGGGCCAAGCTGTGGAGCGTCCAGGGCCTCGTCGTCCTCGCCGCGCTGCTGCCGTTCGTCCTCGCCGACGACCTGCTCGTCCTGCTGTCCCGGGCGTTCGCCTTCGCCGTCGGCGCCATCGGGCTGAACCTCGTGACCGGCTACGCCGGCCAGGTGTCCCTGGGCCATGCCGTCTTCGTGGGCATCGGGGCTTTCACGGCCGCCACCCTCAGCGGCGACCCCGAGGCGCGGACGCTCGGGTTCGGCCTGCCGATGATCGTCTGGCTGCCGGCCGCGGCGTTGCTGCCCGCGGCGGTGGGTGCCCTGGTCGCGCCGCTGGCGACACGGCTGCGCGGGTTGTACCTGGCGATCGTGACCCTCGGCCTGGTGTTCATCGGCGACCACGTCTTCCGCGAGGCGGACTTCATCACCGGTGGGTTCGGCGTCGGCCGTCCCGGCGTGATCGCGTCGGTCTTCGGCATCTCCCTGACCGACAACGGTCCGTCCATGACCGGTCAGCAGAAGACCTACTGGTTCGCCCTGGTCATGCTGGTCATCGTCGCCATCCTGGGACGCAACATCGCCCGTACGGCGGTCGGACGTGCGTTCCAGGCCGTCCGTGACCGCGACATCGCGGCGGAGGTCATCGGCGTGGAGCTGACCAAGCACAAGGTGCTGGCCTTCACCGTGTCCTCGGCGTTCGCCGGGCTCGCCGGCGCCCTGCTGTACACGATCACCCGACAGGTCGTCCCCGAGACGTTCAACCTCGTGATGAGCGTGCAGTTCATCGCGATCATCCTGATCGGTGGCGCGTCCACGATCAGCGGGTCGATCGCCGGTGCGGTGTTCCTGACCGTCGTGTTGCGCTTCGCCGAGGAGCTGAGCCGCTTCTTCAGCTTCATCCCGAGCCCCGGCCAGCAGGGCGGCCTGCTCAACACCGCCCAGGTCTCGACCATCCTCTACGGCTTCCTCATCGTCGGATTCCTGCTGTTCGAGCCCCGGGGGCTGTTCGGCGTGTGGATCCGCATCCGCAACTACTGGAAGGGCTGGCCCTTCAGCTACTAG
- a CDS encoding branched-chain amino acid ABC transporter permease yields MTQFLQAIISGLGQGSIYALVALGFVIIYKSTRVISFAQPALMITGSLFVVFLHDVIGFWPALLLAIIGTAGVAMTVERTTLRPMIGQPPFVVAIITIGVDIVLRVIQNRLIGTNLRFVGDPWGLQNFQVGDLLVNQRDVARLFTALLILALLSAFFRYSRFGLGMRAAAFDQETALAQGIDVGRVFMVSWALAGALAAVAGMFVDGGGGISQQTWIVALKALPAIIIGGLDSVNGAVIGGLAVGVVEALVASYQTEYFPWMGNGFAAVSPYVLLLVVLLVRPYGLFGTPEVERV; encoded by the coding sequence GTGACCCAGTTCCTCCAGGCGATCATCTCCGGGCTCGGACAGGGCTCCATCTACGCGCTCGTCGCCCTCGGCTTCGTCATCATCTACAAGTCGACTCGCGTCATCAGCTTCGCCCAGCCGGCGCTGATGATCACCGGCTCGTTGTTCGTGGTCTTCCTCCACGACGTCATCGGCTTCTGGCCGGCCCTTCTGCTGGCCATCATCGGCACCGCCGGCGTGGCCATGACGGTCGAGCGGACCACCCTGCGCCCGATGATCGGCCAGCCGCCGTTCGTCGTGGCGATCATCACCATCGGTGTCGACATCGTGCTGCGGGTCATCCAGAACCGCCTCATCGGGACCAACCTGCGGTTCGTCGGCGACCCCTGGGGGCTGCAGAACTTCCAGGTGGGCGACCTGCTGGTCAACCAGCGCGACGTCGCCCGCTTGTTCACCGCCTTGCTCATCCTCGCGCTGCTGTCGGCGTTCTTCCGCTACAGCCGCTTCGGCCTCGGGATGCGCGCGGCCGCCTTCGACCAGGAGACGGCGCTCGCACAGGGCATCGACGTCGGTCGGGTCTTCATGGTCTCGTGGGCGCTCGCCGGGGCCCTGGCTGCCGTCGCAGGCATGTTCGTCGACGGCGGTGGAGGGATCAGCCAGCAGACCTGGATCGTCGCCCTCAAGGCGTTGCCGGCGATCATCATCGGTGGCCTCGACTCGGTGAACGGCGCGGTCATCGGCGGCCTCGCGGTCGGGGTGGTCGAGGCGCTGGTGGCCAGCTACCAGACCGAGTACTTCCCGTGGATGGGCAACGGCTTCGCCGCGGTGTCCCCCTACGTCCTGCTGCTGGTCGTCCTGCTGGTGCGGCCCTACGGCCTGTTCGGTACCCCGGAGGTGGAGCGAGTTTGA
- a CDS encoding AMP-dependent synthetase/ligase encodes MSPLPLPDPLAGLGTASVAGATMERPGASGTGTTTIVTRVRDWADRLPDRVALREKDFGVWQEVTWREYYDTILDVGHALIALGVEAGDRVAIHSENRREWMYSDLATVACRAITVGLYPTNPAEEVRYLLSDSGAKVLIAEDQEQVDKALEVSDDLPDLSHIVYIEPRGIHHRYDDPRLISWTDFLQHGREHRAANAGMVEQRMAAAEPDDVMTLVYTSGTTGPPKGVMLTIANCEFAITTLVDGGGFTDPPPTEDDMVLSYLPLCHVAERIFTVWFNAAVGVQVNFAESIETVQQNLKEVQPTILFAVPRIWEKILAGVNIRMQGASRVKRAMFRFWMRMADRIGDQLVANGGEHTTQTRILYAVGWVMMFRALRERIGMRRVRYAASGAAPIAPEVLKFFMGIGVPMHEVYGMSENSAVATANRPGRIKLGTVGEAHPGVEVRLDPETNEILTRHPGTFAGYWGKPEATAKVIDADGWLHTGDVGEWVDGTHLRIVDRIKDIIITAGGKNISPSEIENSLKASEYIKEAVVIGDKRKYLTALIGIELDTVGDWAQRQGLPYTTYRDLAEKPEVVALVADLVERTNEKFSRVEGIKKFRMLPKELDHEDGEMTATQKVKRSALYEIFTDLVEGMYGGPPAGTGADGKTYVTAAPAEVAS; translated from the coding sequence ATGAGCCCCCTCCCCCTCCCCGACCCCCTCGCCGGCCTGGGCACCGCCAGCGTGGCCGGCGCCACCATGGAGCGTCCGGGCGCCTCGGGCACCGGGACGACCACGATCGTCACCCGCGTCCGGGACTGGGCCGACCGCCTGCCCGATCGCGTGGCCCTTCGCGAGAAGGACTTCGGTGTCTGGCAGGAGGTGACCTGGCGCGAGTACTACGACACGATCCTGGATGTGGGTCACGCCCTCATCGCCCTCGGCGTCGAGGCGGGCGACCGCGTCGCGATCCACTCCGAGAACCGACGCGAGTGGATGTACAGCGACCTGGCCACCGTCGCCTGCCGGGCCATCACGGTCGGCCTGTACCCGACCAACCCGGCGGAGGAGGTCCGCTACCTGCTCAGCGACTCGGGCGCCAAGGTCCTGATCGCGGAGGACCAGGAGCAGGTGGACAAGGCCCTGGAGGTCAGCGACGACCTGCCCGACCTGTCCCACATCGTCTACATCGAGCCGCGCGGCATCCACCACCGCTACGACGACCCGCGGCTGATCAGCTGGACGGACTTCCTCCAGCACGGCCGGGAACACCGGGCCGCCAACGCCGGCATGGTCGAGCAGCGCATGGCCGCGGCCGAGCCCGACGACGTCATGACGCTCGTCTACACCTCCGGCACCACCGGCCCGCCCAAGGGCGTGATGCTGACGATCGCCAACTGCGAGTTCGCGATCACCACGCTCGTGGACGGCGGCGGGTTCACCGACCCACCGCCGACCGAGGACGACATGGTGCTGTCCTACCTGCCGTTGTGCCACGTTGCCGAACGGATCTTCACCGTCTGGTTCAACGCCGCGGTGGGCGTCCAGGTCAACTTCGCCGAGTCCATCGAGACGGTCCAGCAGAACCTCAAGGAGGTCCAGCCGACCATCCTCTTCGCGGTGCCCCGCATCTGGGAGAAGATCCTGGCCGGGGTCAACATCCGCATGCAGGGCGCCAGCCGCGTCAAGCGAGCCATGTTCCGGTTCTGGATGCGCATGGCCGACCGGATCGGTGACCAGCTGGTGGCCAACGGTGGGGAGCACACGACGCAGACCCGGATCCTCTACGCCGTGGGATGGGTGATGATGTTCCGTGCACTGCGCGAGCGCATCGGGATGCGGCGGGTCCGCTACGCGGCGTCCGGTGCCGCACCGATCGCCCCAGAGGTGCTGAAGTTCTTCATGGGCATCGGCGTGCCCATGCACGAGGTCTACGGCATGAGCGAGAACTCCGCCGTCGCCACCGCCAACCGCCCCGGCCGCATCAAGCTCGGCACCGTCGGTGAGGCGCACCCGGGCGTGGAGGTGCGGCTCGACCCCGAGACCAACGAGATCCTCACGCGGCACCCCGGCACGTTCGCCGGCTACTGGGGCAAGCCCGAGGCGACCGCCAAGGTCATCGACGCCGACGGGTGGCTGCACACCGGCGACGTCGGCGAGTGGGTCGACGGCACCCACCTGCGCATCGTCGACCGGATCAAGGACATCATCATCACGGCCGGGGGAAAGAACATCTCCCCCAGCGAGATCGAGAACTCCCTCAAGGCCTCCGAGTACATCAAGGAAGCCGTGGTCATCGGTGACAAGCGCAAGTACCTGACGGCGCTGATCGGCATCGAGCTCGACACCGTCGGCGACTGGGCCCAGCGCCAGGGACTGCCCTACACCACCTACCGGGACCTCGCCGAGAAGCCGGAGGTCGTGGCGCTCGTCGCCGACCTGGTCGAGCGGACCAACGAGAAGTTCTCCCGGGTCGAGGGCATCAAGAAGTTCCGCATGCTCCCCAAGGAGCTGGACCACGAGGACGGTGAGATGACCGCCACGCAGAAGGTCAAGCGCAGCGCGCTGTACGAGATCTTCACCGACCTGGTGGAGGGCATGTACGGCGGCCCGCCCGCCGGCACCGGTGCCGACGGCAAGACCTACGTGACGGCCGCCCCGGCCGAGGTGGCTTCGTGA
- a CDS encoding ABC transporter ATP-binding protein translates to MPGGHVEDTGAPIIEFDSVRLSFSGVTAIDGVSFHVGPRELFAVIGPNGAGKTSIFNVLSGVYRPQEGEVRFRGENILGQNPHRIAEKGLARTFQNIELFENLTVLDNLMLGRHKKVKYGFLAGMFYVGRAHREEIANRAVVEDIVDFLEIEAYRKLPVGLLPYGIQKRVELGRALAMEPKLLLLDEPVAGMNVEETEDMARFILDIRDELDIPMILVEHDMGLVMDLADRVMVVDFGQHVATGLPAEVQRNPDVIKAYLGSDQVTAPADTPEEQR, encoded by the coding sequence CTGCCCGGCGGGCACGTCGAGGACACCGGTGCGCCGATCATCGAGTTCGACTCCGTCCGCCTGTCCTTCTCCGGGGTGACCGCCATCGACGGCGTGTCCTTCCACGTGGGCCCGCGTGAGCTGTTCGCGGTCATCGGCCCGAACGGCGCGGGGAAGACCTCCATCTTCAACGTGCTGTCGGGCGTCTACCGCCCGCAGGAGGGCGAGGTGCGGTTCCGCGGCGAGAACATCCTCGGCCAGAACCCCCACCGCATCGCCGAGAAGGGCCTCGCCCGCACGTTCCAGAACATCGAGCTGTTCGAGAACCTCACCGTCCTCGACAACCTGATGCTGGGGCGCCACAAGAAGGTGAAGTACGGCTTCCTGGCCGGGATGTTCTACGTCGGCAGGGCCCATCGCGAGGAGATCGCCAACCGGGCCGTCGTCGAGGACATCGTCGACTTCCTCGAGATCGAGGCCTACCGCAAGCTGCCGGTGGGCCTGCTGCCCTACGGCATCCAGAAGCGCGTCGAGCTCGGCCGGGCGCTCGCCATGGAACCCAAGCTGCTGCTCCTCGATGAGCCGGTGGCCGGGATGAACGTGGAGGAGACCGAGGACATGGCCCGGTTCATCCTCGACATCCGCGACGAGCTGGACATCCCGATGATCCTCGTCGAGCACGACATGGGCCTGGTCATGGACCTGGCCGACCGCGTGATGGTCGTCGACTTCGGCCAGCACGTCGCGACGGGACTGCCCGCCGAGGTGCAGCGCAACCCCGACGTCATCAAGGCCTACCTGGGCAGCGACCAGGTGACGGCCCCCGCCGACACCCCCGAGGAGCAACGATGA
- a CDS encoding ABC transporter ATP-binding protein, with protein MLEVSNLEVVYDDVVLVLRGVSLQVPEGRIVALLGANGAGKTTLLRAISGLLDVHEGEVTKGSITLDGTPIHDLPPERIVAAGVKQALEGRRIFSEFTVEENLRVGAHTDPSVMKPNMERVYDLFPVLRDRRKATAGYLSGGEQTMLSMGRALMSNPKYLLLDEPSLGLAPQLVDQIRDLIIEINQQGVTVLLVEQNAAMALGVAEHGYVMETGKVVMDKPAAELLEDDDVKEFYLGLADEGHAKSFRDVKHYKRRKRWLS; from the coding sequence ATGCTCGAGGTGTCGAACCTCGAAGTCGTCTACGACGACGTCGTCCTGGTGCTGCGCGGCGTGAGCCTGCAGGTACCCGAAGGGCGCATCGTCGCGTTGCTGGGCGCCAACGGCGCCGGCAAGACCACCCTGCTGCGGGCCATCTCCGGCCTGCTCGACGTCCACGAGGGCGAGGTGACGAAGGGATCGATCACGCTCGACGGGACCCCGATCCACGACCTCCCCCCGGAGCGGATCGTCGCCGCGGGGGTGAAGCAGGCCCTGGAGGGCCGCCGGATCTTCTCGGAGTTCACCGTGGAGGAGAACCTGCGGGTCGGCGCCCACACCGACCCCAGCGTCATGAAGCCGAACATGGAGCGGGTCTACGACCTCTTCCCGGTGCTGCGGGACCGCCGAAAGGCCACCGCCGGGTACCTGTCGGGCGGTGAGCAGACCATGTTGTCGATGGGGCGGGCCCTGATGTCCAACCCCAAGTACCTGCTGCTGGACGAGCCGAGCCTGGGGCTCGCCCCGCAGCTGGTCGACCAGATCAGGGACCTGATCATCGAGATCAACCAGCAGGGCGTCACCGTGCTGCTGGTCGAGCAGAACGCCGCGATGGCGCTGGGCGTGGCCGAGCACGGCTACGTCATGGAGACGGGAAAGGTCGTGATGGACAAACCAGCCGCCGAGCTGCTGGAGGACGACGACGTCAAGGAGTTCTACCTGGGCCTCGCCGACGAGGGCCACGCGAAGTCCTTCCGTGACGTCAAGCACTACAAGCGGCGGAAGCGGTGGCTGTCGTGA
- a CDS encoding FABP family protein — MTHPDIAPLEFLVGTWRGRGRGDYPTIEGFDYLEEISFSTMPKPFLAYQQRTKRADDGQPLHAEAGFVRPVADGPELVICQPTGIVEAHRGQLEGQRVVWDSHRVAMTPTAESHRVTEVRREVVVEGDELHYELHMGAVGHPRQLHLRATLHRVEG; from the coding sequence GTGACGCATCCGGACATCGCCCCCCTGGAGTTCCTCGTCGGCACGTGGCGTGGCCGCGGTCGAGGGGACTACCCGACGATCGAGGGCTTCGACTACCTCGAGGAAATCAGCTTCTCGACCATGCCGAAGCCCTTCCTCGCCTATCAACAGCGGACGAAGCGCGCCGACGACGGTCAGCCGCTCCACGCCGAGGCCGGCTTCGTCCGTCCGGTTGCCGACGGGCCCGAGCTGGTCATCTGCCAGCCCACGGGCATCGTGGAGGCCCATCGCGGCCAGCTGGAGGGACAACGTGTCGTCTGGGATTCCCACAGGGTCGCCATGACCCCCACCGCGGAGTCACACAGGGTGACAGAGGTGCGTCGAGAGGTCGTCGTCGAGGGCGACGAGCTGCACTACGAGCTCCACATGGGTGCGGTCGGACATCCCCGGCAGCTGCACCTCCGGGCGACGTTGCACCGCGTCGAGGGCTAG
- a CDS encoding RNA polymerase sigma factor, with product MTAVHPGQHTLPDDDSGLIEAHLIGIEGAFDELFRRYHPRLVTYLTHRVGDAATADDLAQESLIRAMHALERFDTSRPVWPWLRRIATNAAIDWSRSTTRARMLVNTLSLEPARTHEGPDFGEREVMARAMEAVPDRQRHALEKCYVEGWRPVDVADQFGVGSNAFEQLLHRARRNLRRAYVRQDDGGDRAAGFIWLAMLASPFARALNAVRRLGVAGPRVLEVAAASVAIGAVVAVGPTGAPAPRTVVEAPVDRVERTTAAPDAPTAALPSAVSDVGDTVEAAAAPVGAPAPAPPSGAGRPAPVAPDVPAADAGAQRPVAPPLDDTPLDRGAEPESPSAPEDPQSVPELIGGCGSAVRGALCTTIGVVSQ from the coding sequence GTGACAGCAGTTCATCCAGGGCAGCACACCCTGCCCGACGACGACAGCGGCCTGATCGAGGCGCATCTCATCGGCATCGAGGGGGCCTTCGACGAGCTCTTTCGTCGCTACCACCCTCGGCTCGTCACCTACCTGACCCACCGTGTGGGGGACGCCGCAACGGCCGATGACCTGGCCCAGGAATCCCTCATCCGTGCCATGCACGCCCTCGAGCGCTTCGACACCTCCCGTCCCGTGTGGCCCTGGCTGCGCCGGATCGCGACCAACGCCGCGATCGACTGGTCGCGGTCGACGACCCGTGCGCGGATGCTGGTCAACACCCTCTCCCTCGAACCCGCGCGCACCCACGAGGGTCCCGACTTCGGGGAACGCGAGGTGATGGCGCGGGCGATGGAGGCAGTCCCGGACCGCCAGCGCCACGCGCTGGAGAAGTGCTACGTCGAGGGATGGCGGCCGGTGGACGTCGCCGACCAGTTCGGCGTCGGCAGCAACGCCTTCGAGCAGCTGCTGCACCGTGCCCGCCGCAACCTGCGGCGTGCCTACGTGCGCCAGGACGACGGCGGCGATCGTGCCGCCGGGTTCATCTGGCTGGCGATGCTGGCCAGCCCGTTCGCCCGGGCCCTCAACGCGGTCAGGCGCCTCGGCGTTGCCGGGCCCCGCGTGCTGGAGGTGGCTGCCGCATCGGTCGCGATCGGTGCCGTGGTCGCCGTCGGGCCGACCGGTGCCCCGGCGCCCCGGACCGTGGTCGAGGCACCCGTGGACCGCGTCGAACGGACGACCGCGGCCCCCGACGCACCGACGGCCGCCCTGCCGTCGGCCGTGTCCGACGTCGGCGACACCGTCGAGGCGGCGGCCGCACCGGTCGGTGCACCGGCGCCCGCACCGCCCAGCGGCGCCGGGCGACCGGCCCCGGTGGCACCCGACGTCCCTGCTGCCGACGCTGGCGCCCAACGTCCCGTGGCGCCGCCGCTGGACGACACCCCCTTGGATCGCGGCGCGGAGCCCGAGTCGCCGTCCGCACCCGAGGATCCCCAGTCGGTCCCCGAGCTCATCGGTGGATGCGGCTCGGCCGTGCGCGGGGCCCTCTGCACGACGATCGGTGTGGTGAGCCAGTGA
- a CDS encoding NAD(P)H-hydrate epimerase, translating to MSYPRRDAADLPAVDESAMREVDRRMVEEVGIDLPRMMENAGRHLADVAVTMFAPRHVVVLYGSGGNGGGALVAARHLVNRGVEVTLVPSSGALTPVPAVQHAILERMGVLESAGRTPPSCDVVIDGMVGYSLSGSPSGRVAELVGWAGAQKAPVLSLDVPTGFSAASGTTASPHITAAATVTLGLPKAGLVGNAAAGRLYLADISVPPIVWADMALDVPRDLFAPGQVLQLV from the coding sequence GTGAGCTATCCCCGGAGAGACGCCGCCGACCTGCCGGCGGTGGACGAATCGGCCATGCGCGAGGTGGACCGTCGGATGGTCGAGGAGGTCGGCATCGACCTGCCACGGATGATGGAGAACGCCGGCCGGCACCTCGCCGACGTCGCCGTCACCATGTTCGCCCCACGCCACGTGGTCGTCCTGTACGGCAGCGGCGGGAACGGGGGAGGGGCCCTCGTCGCCGCCCGCCACCTCGTCAACCGCGGTGTCGAGGTCACCCTCGTGCCCAGCAGCGGCGCCCTGACCCCCGTACCGGCGGTGCAGCACGCGATCCTCGAGCGCATGGGCGTGCTCGAGTCGGCCGGGCGGACGCCGCCGTCCTGTGACGTCGTCATCGACGGCATGGTGGGGTACTCCCTGTCCGGTTCCCCGAGCGGCCGTGTGGCCGAGCTGGTCGGCTGGGCCGGCGCGCAGAAGGCACCCGTGCTGTCCCTCGACGTGCCCACGGGGTTCTCCGCCGCCAGCGGCACGACCGCCTCGCCCCACATCACGGCCGCGGCGACCGTCACGCTCGGACTGCCCAAGGCCGGGCTGGTCGGCAACGCCGCAGCCGGTCGGCTGTACCTCGCCGACATCTCCGTCCCGCCCATCGTCTGGGCCGACATGGCGCTGGACGTCCCGCGCGATCTGTTCGCGCCGGGCCAGGTCCTGCAGCTGGTCTGA
- a CDS encoding serine/threonine-protein kinase, translating into MSTESAVLADRYRLTDSIGRGGMADVYAAEDTSSGRMVAVKIMRVGEQADPDRFASEMRILDRLSHPAIVRLFDSGTTDEASPYFVMQLVDGESLSARLRAEGPLADEDAEDIGARVASALAHAHDMGVIHRDIKPANILIDTDGGAYLTDFGVARLADATLVTRAGTTIGTAAYLAPEQLQDSQVGPAADVYSFGLVMLESLTGTRAFRGTGVEAAMARLSRDPVVPDDLQEPWTPLLVAMTRRDPTLRPTAAEVELIIRGELPAPDVPEEEIASRTGGPRNTDEDPTAVSQPFDGPSSGSGPWEPPSSDSALSVAVVPPTPPPTPALGIPEAATPPHPTVPAPAPFLEDLPRRGMDAIRSRALLVGLLLGVAVVLGGFGVFRLVQPVDETDMVTGTDAVDEAARQVLAILDASERLRAADPSLQRELVSLADNIVESVNEDRWDSALLGVVAMTSATRDAIDTLDIEPVALNGLLEALRDLTREIELLAGAEASGTDPPE; encoded by the coding sequence GTGAGCACCGAGAGCGCGGTGCTCGCCGATCGATATCGCCTGACCGATTCCATCGGTCGAGGCGGCATGGCCGATGTCTACGCCGCTGAGGACACCAGCTCCGGCCGCATGGTCGCGGTCAAGATCATGCGGGTCGGCGAGCAGGCGGACCCCGATCGGTTCGCCTCGGAGATGCGCATCCTCGACCGGCTGTCGCACCCCGCGATCGTGCGGCTCTTCGACAGCGGGACCACCGACGAGGCCAGCCCCTACTTCGTCATGCAGCTGGTCGACGGCGAGTCGCTGTCGGCCCGCCTCCGGGCCGAGGGGCCCCTGGCCGACGAGGACGCCGAGGACATCGGCGCCCGGGTGGCCAGCGCCCTCGCCCACGCCCACGACATGGGCGTCATCCACCGCGACATCAAGCCCGCCAACATCCTCATCGACACCGACGGTGGCGCCTACCTGACCGACTTCGGTGTCGCGCGACTGGCCGATGCGACGCTCGTCACCCGCGCCGGGACCACCATCGGCACCGCCGCCTACCTCGCACCCGAGCAGCTCCAGGACTCCCAGGTGGGGCCAGCTGCCGACGTCTACTCCTTCGGCCTGGTGATGCTGGAGTCCCTGACGGGCACCCGCGCCTTCCGTGGCACCGGCGTGGAAGCCGCCATGGCCCGCCTCAGCCGCGATCCGGTCGTCCCCGACGACCTGCAGGAGCCATGGACGCCGCTGCTCGTGGCCATGACACGCAGGGACCCGACCCTGCGGCCGACCGCCGCCGAGGTCGAGCTGATCATCCGTGGCGAGCTGCCCGCCCCCGACGTGCCGGAGGAGGAGATCGCCTCCCGAACCGGCGGGCCGCGCAACACCGACGAGGATCCCACCGCCGTTTCCCAACCCTTCGACGGACCCTCCTCCGGGTCCGGACCGTGGGAACCGCCGAGCAGCGACTCGGCGTTGTCCGTGGCGGTCGTGCCACCCACGCCGCCGCCGACACCCGCGCTGGGCATCCCCGAGGCAGCCACACCGCCGCATCCGACCGTGCCGGCCCCCGCACCCTTCCTCGAGGACCTCCCGCGACGGGGGATGGACGCCATCAGGTCCAGGGCGTTGCTGGTCGGCCTGCTGCTCGGCGTCGCGGTCGTCCTTGGTGGCTTCGGTGTGTTCCGCCTGGTCCAGCCGGTCGACGAGACCGACATGGTGACGGGCACCGATGCCGTCGACGAAGCCGCCCGTCAGGTGCTGGCCATCCTCGACGCCTCCGAACGCCTGCGGGCCGCCGACCCCTCCCTGCAGCGCGAGCTGGTCTCGTTGGCCGACAACATCGTGGAGTCCGTCAACGAGGACCGCTGGGACAGCGCCCTGCTCGGCGTCGTCGCCATGACCAGCGCCACCCGTGATGCCATCGACACCCTCGACATCGAACCGGTCGCGCTGAACGGGCTCCTCGAGGCGTTGCGCGACCTGACACGCGAGATCGAGCTCCTGGCAGGGGCCGAGGCGTCGGGAACCGACCCACCCGAGTGA
- a CDS encoding phosphoglycerate mutase (catalyzes the interconversion of 3-phosphoglycerate and 2-phosphoglycerate; this enzyme does not require the cofactor 2,3-bisphosphoglycerate as a phosphate donor; BPG-independent PGAM; aPGAM), whose product MIDFDRYTPLLQDGGRILLLVVDGLGGYPEADRGSELEDAHTPNLDALAASGITGLTEPAGPGITVGSGPGHLALFGYDPWRYDLGRGVLAAVGTGFPLQPGDVAARGNLAFLDADGLVEDRRAGRISDHRAEPLTQRVQERLDADPPVDGVEVFLRHVSEHRVLLVLRGEGLDARLADMDPQDTGLAPLSARALGSADGSTAAVVDAVDAAVRAALAAEEGDERMPDVALFRGFDGLREMPDFGERTGLRAAAIASYPMYRGVAQLVGMEILHGPDGPPTSMAQQIELARGARRTHDFLFVHYKYADAAGHDGNREAKVEALEQLDVDLPALLEAADADVVAVSGDHASPAAASGHSWHPVPTLVAGGSAGVDDVATFGERACAGGLLGLRPTQHLLPIALGAAGRLAKYGA is encoded by the coding sequence ATGATCGACTTCGACCGCTACACACCGCTGCTGCAGGACGGTGGCCGCATCCTCCTCCTCGTCGTGGACGGCCTCGGGGGGTATCCCGAGGCCGACCGCGGGTCGGAGCTGGAGGACGCACACACGCCCAACCTCGACGCGCTTGCCGCCAGCGGGATCACCGGACTGACCGAGCCGGCCGGACCGGGCATCACCGTCGGGTCGGGCCCGGGCCATTTGGCCCTCTTCGGCTACGACCCGTGGCGCTACGACCTCGGACGCGGGGTCCTGGCTGCCGTCGGCACCGGCTTCCCGCTGCAGCCCGGTGACGTGGCTGCCCGCGGCAACCTCGCGTTCCTCGACGCCGACGGGCTGGTCGAGGATCGCCGTGCAGGGCGGATCAGCGACCACCGCGCCGAACCCCTCACCCAGCGAGTGCAGGAACGACTCGACGCCGACCCGCCGGTCGACGGGGTCGAGGTGTTCCTGCGGCACGTCAGCGAGCACCGGGTCCTGCTGGTGCTCCGGGGGGAGGGGCTGGACGCCCGGCTGGCCGACATGGACCCCCAGGACACCGGCCTCGCGCCGCTGTCGGCACGGGCGCTCGGCTCGGCCGACGGCTCCACGGCAGCGGTCGTGGACGCGGTCGACGCGGCGGTCCGGGCGGCCCTCGCGGCCGAGGAGGGCGACGAGCGGATGCCGGACGTCGCGCTGTTCCGGGGCTTCGACGGGCTGCGCGAGATGCCGGACTTCGGCGAACGAACCGGACTGCGCGCTGCCGCGATCGCCAGCTACCCCATGTACCGCGGGGTCGCCCAGCTGGTCGGCATGGAGATCCTGCACGGTCCCGACGGCCCCCCGACCAGCATGGCCCAGCAGATCGAGCTGGCCCGAGGTGCGCGCCGGACCCACGACTTCCTGTTCGTGCACTACAAGTACGCCGACGCCGCCGGTCACGACGGCAACCGGGAGGCCAAGGTCGAGGCGCTGGAGCAGCTGGACGTCGACCTTCCCGCCCTGCTCGAGGCTGCCGATGCCGACGTGGTGGCCGTCAGCGGGGACCACGCATCACCAGCGGCGGCGTCGGGCCACTCGTGGCACCCCGTGCCGACGCTGGTCGCCGGCGGATCCGCGGGTGTGGACGACGTGGCCACCTTCGGTGAGCGGGCGTGCGCCGGGGGCCTGTTGGGCCTGCGCCCCACCCAGCACCTGCTGCCGATCGCCCTCGGCGCGGCGGGACGGCTGGCGAAGTACGGCGCCTGA